In one Hydrogenimonas thermophila genomic region, the following are encoded:
- a CDS encoding porin — translation MRKIISLFFILFSSINLYSDDYQLGEGLKVSDFPVYVGGYFSIDYKHENDYDRYRIDDLAILSYGKKDKFSYMAEFEFKELYVKEYDQNTSTTEHNSKFHIERLYIDYTINDNYSIRVGKYNSPIGYWNLMPINVLRETTSSPVSTYIIFPKFTTGVTLKYQNYESETLDVEFLAQQNEDIDDEYNNYKIDEHYGVSVEYEKDTFSLKFNGGYFHLNKSQIESSRYYAMLSAQIERERYQILCEIGRQYSNNLVSTPYALYLQGLYYFNDHNIGVLRFESYKDKVMNKDDEIVIFGYTYRPLYPVALKAEYQIHSEEANDKLLFSFSVLF, via the coding sequence ATGCGAAAGATTATTTCTCTCTTTTTCATTTTATTCTCTTCTATTAATTTATATAGTGATGATTATCAGTTGGGAGAAGGCTTAAAGGTAAGTGATTTTCCTGTTTATGTTGGAGGATACTTTTCTATAGACTATAAGCATGAAAATGATTATGATCGTTATCGTATTGACGATCTAGCAATTTTAAGTTATGGTAAAAAAGATAAATTTTCATATATGGCTGAGTTTGAGTTTAAAGAGCTGTATGTAAAAGAGTATGACCAAAACACTTCTACTACAGAGCATAATAGTAAGTTTCATATTGAGAGATTATATATTGACTATACTATAAATGACAATTATTCTATTAGGGTAGGTAAATATAATTCACCTATTGGATATTGGAATTTAATGCCCATAAATGTACTGCGTGAAACTACATCTAGCCCTGTTTCAACATATATTATTTTTCCAAAATTTACTACAGGTGTTACGCTGAAGTATCAAAATTATGAGAGTGAAACATTAGATGTGGAGTTTTTAGCTCAGCAGAATGAAGATATAGATGATGAGTATAACAACTATAAAATAGATGAACACTATGGAGTATCAGTTGAGTATGAAAAAGACACTTTTTCATTAAAGTTTAATGGGGGTTATTTTCATTTAAATAAATCACAGATAGAAAGTAGTCGTTATTATGCAATGTTATCTGCTCAAATTGAGAGAGAGCGGTATCAGATTCTTTGTGAAATTGGAAGACAATATTCAAATAATCTTGTTTCAACTCCTTATGCCTTATATCTGCAAGGTTTATACTATTTTAATGACCATAATATAGGTGTTTTAAGGTTCGAGAGTTATAAGGATAAAGTTATGAATAAAGATGATGAAATAGTTATTTTTGGGTATACATATCGTCCATTATATCCTGTTGCTTTGAAAGCAGAGTATCAAATTCATTCAGAAGAAGCAAATGATAAATTACTATTTTCATTTTCAGTACTATTTTAA
- a CDS encoding RrF2 family transcriptional regulator, producing MAGITAKGVYAVAAMLVLYQHADKNVPLSIEKIANEANVPKNFLEQILVSLKKSGILKSIRGAYGGYLLAKDPSEITVMDIINSVETQCCEDVCRTDNPVLRLFWNDFRSHMQIFLSKPITCFSEYIQKSANENMYYI from the coding sequence ATGGCGGGAATTACAGCTAAAGGTGTCTATGCCGTAGCAGCAATGCTTGTTTTGTATCAGCATGCAGATAAAAATGTTCCTCTCTCTATTGAAAAGATTGCTAATGAGGCTAATGTTCCAAAAAATTTTTTGGAACAGATTTTAGTCTCTTTGAAAAAGAGTGGTATTTTAAAAAGTATAAGAGGTGCATACGGCGGATACCTTTTAGCTAAAGACCCGTCAGAAATTACAGTAATGGATATCATTAACAGTGTTGAAACACAATGCTGTGAAGATGTATGTAGAACTGACAATCCTGTACTTAGACTTTTTTGGAATGACTTTAGATCACATATGCAGATATTTCTTTCAAAACCAATTACATGTTTTTCTGAGTATATACAGAAATCTGCAAATGAGAATATGTACTATATTTAG
- a CDS encoding HD domain-containing phosphohydrolase, which produces MQRVLLCDDEMMNRKLASKILVKEGYEVVEAENGEEALALLDNESFDLILMDLMMPVMDGFEATKKIKENENTATIPLIIISALSDKEAIHKGLSLGADDYLLKPFDLIEFRLRISNALKMSRLQNSKSEKEILCIMAKMAEYRDNETSQHTVRVGEFSAFLAKLWGWDNERVELMRLTAPMHDVGKVGIADSILLKPGKLTEDEFEIMKNHAYIGYQLLTHKETPLLKLAAEIAYTHHEKYDGSGYPRGLKGDEIPESGAIVAIADVFDALTSERPYKKAFSIEKTLEILKDGSGKHFHPEILSLFLENIDKVIAIKEAHKDV; this is translated from the coding sequence ATGCAACGGGTACTTTTGTGTGATGATGAGATGATGAATAGGAAATTGGCTAGTAAAATATTGGTAAAAGAGGGGTATGAAGTCGTTGAAGCAGAAAACGGAGAAGAGGCACTTGCTTTATTGGATAATGAGAGTTTTGACTTAATACTTATGGACCTAATGATGCCTGTTATGGATGGTTTTGAAGCTACAAAAAAGATAAAAGAGAATGAAAATACAGCTACAATTCCACTTATTATTATCTCGGCATTATCAGATAAAGAGGCTATACATAAAGGTTTGTCATTAGGAGCAGATGACTATCTTTTAAAACCATTTGATCTTATAGAGTTTAGATTAAGAATAAGTAATGCTCTGAAAATGAGCAGATTACAAAATAGTAAAAGTGAAAAAGAGATTTTATGTATTATGGCAAAAATGGCAGAGTATCGTGACAATGAGACATCTCAGCATACTGTAAGAGTAGGTGAGTTTTCTGCCTTTTTAGCAAAATTATGGGGATGGGACAACGAGCGTGTAGAATTGATGCGTCTTACGGCTCCAATGCATGATGTAGGCAAGGTGGGAATTGCCGATTCAATACTTTTAAAACCTGGAAAACTCACAGAAGATGAGTTTGAAATAATGAAAAACCATGCATATATTGGTTATCAACTTTTAACACATAAAGAGACTCCTCTTTTAAAACTTGCTGCTGAAATTGCATATACTCATCATGAAAAGTATGATGGTAGTGGGTATCCAAGAGGTTTAAAAGGAGATGAAATACCTGAAAGCGGAGCTATTGTAGCAATTGCCGATGTTTTTGATGCATTGACAAGTGAAAGACCGTATAAAAAAGCATTTAGCATAGAAAAGACTCTTGAAATTTTAAAAGATGGCAGCGGAAAACATTTTCATCCTGAAATATTGTCACTATTTTTAGAAAATATTGATAAGGTAATTGCAATTAAAGAAGCACATAAAGATGTTTAA
- a CDS encoding DUF4395 domain-containing protein: protein MVCPISFERIDTHTLRLSGIFLFLFTLLFVSENSIIWLLPVVLELAIRAIFSAKYAPMFILSKMVINILKIAPQLEDAAPKRFAVRIGFLMAVLILLFSLFGVDKIATFISIILLLCIGLEVIFKFCVGCVMYGFLIKIKG from the coding sequence ATGGTTTGTCCTATATCATTTGAACGGATCGATACACATACTTTGCGTTTAAGTGGAATTTTTCTTTTTCTATTTACACTGCTTTTTGTAAGTGAAAATAGTATAATTTGGCTGTTGCCAGTAGTGTTAGAACTTGCTATTCGTGCTATTTTTTCGGCAAAATATGCACCTATGTTTATTTTATCGAAGATGGTAATAAATATTTTAAAAATAGCACCACAGTTGGAGGATGCTGCACCTAAACGGTTTGCAGTGCGTATTGGTTTTTTAATGGCAGTTTTAATTTTATTGTTTTCTCTATTTGGAGTTGACAAAATTGCCACTTTTATTAGTATAATTCTACTATTGTGTATAGGGCTTGAAGTGATTTTCAAGTTTTGTGTTGGCTGTGTAATGTATGGGTTTTTAATAAAAATAAAAGGATAA